The Amycolatopsis sp. DG1A-15b genome window below encodes:
- a CDS encoding amidohydrolase family protein: MTGLVPFVADLPLVDHHCHGVVTRDVTRAGFEAMLTEADAPSPLGTSLFDTLIGLAVRERCAPVLDLPKHAPAEDYLERRAELGAAEVARRFLRATGTTDFLVDGGFLPDSLTTTAELAGLAGTRAHDVVRLEQVAEAVIGGTTAAGFAAAFADELERRASTAVGLKSIAAYRVGLELAGERPTPSEVEAAAGRWLAAGGTRLADEVLHRHLVFTGLDLGLPVQFHVGYGDADVDLHRGDPLLLTGLLRATRGSGVPILLLHNYPFHRHAAYLAQVFEHVFVDAGLITHNAGFRAPAVLAELLELAPFGKVLFSTDAFGLAELYHLGTALFRQGLSDFVRAALAADAMSEKDAVRLCALVGHENAKRIYRLEHV, encoded by the coding sequence ATGACCGGATTGGTCCCGTTCGTCGCGGACTTGCCGCTGGTGGACCACCACTGCCACGGCGTCGTCACCCGGGACGTCACCCGCGCGGGCTTCGAGGCGATGTTGACGGAGGCCGACGCGCCCTCGCCGCTCGGCACGAGCCTGTTCGACACGCTCATCGGGCTGGCTGTGCGCGAACGCTGCGCACCCGTGCTCGACCTGCCGAAGCACGCCCCGGCCGAGGACTACCTCGAGCGCCGCGCCGAACTCGGCGCGGCCGAGGTGGCCCGGCGGTTCCTGCGGGCGACCGGCACGACCGATTTCCTCGTGGACGGCGGGTTCCTGCCGGACTCGCTGACCACGACCGCGGAGCTCGCCGGGCTCGCGGGCACGCGCGCGCACGACGTCGTCCGGCTGGAACAGGTCGCGGAGGCGGTGATCGGCGGGACCACCGCGGCCGGGTTCGCCGCGGCCTTCGCCGACGAGCTGGAGAGGCGCGCCTCGACGGCGGTCGGGCTGAAGTCGATCGCGGCCTACCGCGTCGGCCTGGAACTGGCGGGGGAGCGGCCGACGCCGTCGGAGGTCGAAGCCGCCGCCGGGCGGTGGCTCGCCGCGGGCGGCACCCGGCTGGCCGACGAGGTGCTGCACCGCCACCTCGTGTTCACCGGCCTCGACCTGGGCCTGCCGGTGCAGTTCCACGTCGGCTACGGCGACGCCGACGTCGACCTGCACCGCGGCGACCCGCTGCTGCTCACCGGGCTGCTGCGGGCGACCCGCGGCAGCGGCGTGCCCATCCTGCTGCTGCACAACTACCCGTTCCACCGCCACGCCGCGTATCTGGCGCAGGTCTTCGAGCACGTGTTCGTCGACGCCGGGCTCATCACGCACAACGCGGGGTTCCGGGCGCCGGCCGTGCTGGCCGAGCTCCTGGAGCTCGCGCCGTTCGGGAAGGTGCTCTTCTCCACCGACGCCTTCGGCCTGGCCGAGCTGTACCACCTGGGCACGGCCCTGTTCCGGCAGGGTTTGTCGGACTTCGTCCGCGCGGCTCTGGCCGCCGACGCGATGTCCGAAAAGGACGCCGTCCGGCTGTGTGCTTTGGTGGGACACGAGAACGCGAAGAGGATCTACCGCTTGGAGCACGTGTGA
- a CDS encoding SDR family oxidoreductase → MILDRFKLTDQVAVVTGAGRGIGAATALALAEAGADVVIASRTESQLKEVAARVSDAGRRAFPVPVDLSSPEAAAALAETAVSEFGRLDLVVNNVGGTYPRPLLESTVDFMEEAFRFNVATAHALTVAAAPSLVKTGGSVVNISSVMGRVSGRGFAAYGTAKAALAHYTRLAAADLAPRVRVNAISVGSVATSALEIVVGNPELKSKMESATPLHKIGEAEDIAATVVFLASRAGGYITGKILEVDGGLQAPNLELGLPDL, encoded by the coding sequence ATGATCCTCGATCGGTTCAAGCTCACCGACCAGGTCGCGGTGGTCACCGGCGCCGGACGCGGAATCGGCGCGGCCACCGCTCTGGCCCTCGCCGAAGCGGGCGCCGACGTGGTGATCGCGTCCCGCACCGAGTCCCAGCTCAAGGAAGTCGCTGCGCGCGTTTCCGACGCGGGCCGCCGGGCGTTCCCGGTGCCGGTGGACCTCTCCTCCCCCGAAGCCGCGGCGGCACTGGCCGAGACGGCGGTGTCGGAGTTCGGCCGGCTCGACCTGGTGGTCAACAACGTCGGCGGCACGTACCCGCGCCCGTTGCTGGAGTCGACGGTGGACTTCATGGAGGAAGCGTTCCGCTTCAACGTGGCCACGGCCCACGCGCTGACGGTCGCGGCGGCACCGTCGCTGGTGAAGACGGGCGGCTCGGTGGTCAACATCTCGTCGGTGATGGGCCGGGTCAGCGGCCGCGGCTTCGCGGCGTACGGGACGGCGAAGGCGGCCCTGGCGCACTACACGCGCCTGGCGGCGGCGGACCTGGCGCCTCGCGTCCGGGTCAACGCGATCTCGGTGGGATCGGTGGCGACATCGGCGCTGGAGATCGTGGTGGGCAACCCGGAACTGAAGTCGAAGATGGAGTCGGCGACACCGCTGCACAAGATCGGCGAAGCGGAGGACATCGCGGCGACGGTGGTGTTCCTGGCGTCGCGGGCCGGCGGGTACATCACGGGCAAGATCCTCGAGGTCGACGGCGGGTTGCAGGCGCCGAACCTCGAGCTGGGCCTGCCCGACCTCTGA
- the gltB gene encoding glutamate synthase large subunit, with protein MIFSAMPGKQGLYDPETEQDSCGVAMVADIRGRRSHGIVTDGLAALTNLDHRGAAGAEPTSGDGAGILLQLPDALLRAEAGFELPEPDEHGHPTYAAGIAFLPQDAEQRRKAVGLAERIAVEEGLEVLGWREVPVDADRADIGPTARSVMPHFAMLFVAGDRKSGVELDRLAFCLRKRVENESANAGCGTYFPSLSSRTIVYKGMVTPEQLPAFFADLRDERLESAIALVHSRFSTNTFPSWPLAHPFRFVAHNGEINTIRGNRNRMRAREALLESDVISGDLSRLFPICSPDASDSASFDEVLELLHLGGRSLPHAVLMMIPEAWENHATMKPERRAFYQFHASLMEPWDGPACVTFTDGSLVGAVLDRNGLRPARWWRTADDRVVLASEAGVLDVAPKDVVAKGRLKPGKMFLVDTEAGRIVDDEEVKSALAAELPYDSWLHAGLLKIAELPDRDHVVQSHDSVLRRQLSFGYTEEELKILLAPMAEKGAEPIGSMGTDTPPAVLSKRSRLLYDYFKQNFAQVTNPPLDAIREELVTCMARIMGPERNLLAPGPASCRHLKLPYPVIDNDELAKLIHINDDGDLPGFACSVLSGLYEVDGGAEALASAIERVRREASEAIAAGARTLVLSDRDSDHRMAPIPSLLLVSAVHHHLVRTKERLRVALVVESGDAREVHHIALLLGYGAAAVNPYLAFETIEDMIGQGAVTGIEAAKAIRNYVQALVKGVLKIMSKMGISTVGAYTAAQVFESLGLSQDLLDEYFTGTSSKLGGVGLEVLAEEVATRHRRAYPENPTDRVHRGLDTGGEYAYRREGELHLFTPETVFLLQHASKTGRDEVYRKYTEEVHRLYREGGTLRGLFAFKDGVREPVPLDEVEPAEAIFKRFNTGAMSYGSISAEAHETLAIAMNRIGGRSNTGEGGEDPERLYDPERRSAIKQVASGRFGVTSEYLVNADDIQIKMAQGAKPGEGGQLPPNKVYPWIARTRHSTPGVGLISPPPHHDIYSIEDLAQLIHDLKNANEHARIHVKLVSALGVGTVAAGVSKAHADVVLISGHDGGTGASPMNSLKHAGTPWEIGLAETQQTLLLNGLRDRITVQVDGAMKTGRDVVIAALLGAEEYGFATAPLVVAGCIMMRVCHLDTCPVGVATQSPELRKRYTGQVEHVVNFFKFVAEEVRETLAALGFRTLDEAIGHAELLDTDEAVDHWKASGLDLTPIFEMPSETPYGGAKRRTRGQDHGLEHALDRTLIQLAEAALEDAHHVNIELPVRNVNRTVGTLLGSEITRRYGGDGLPEGTINVTLTGSAGQSLGAFLPRGITLDMVGDANDYVGKGLSGGRIIVRPDPEASFAAEAQTIAGNTIAYGATAGEIFLRGQVGERFCVRNSGATVVAEGVGDHAFEYMTGGRAVVLGPTGRNLAAGMSGGIAFVLDVDAKKVNQDMVDLLRPTADDLAWLKKTVQQHYDLTRSAVAASLLGDWPRRSVAFTKVMPRDYQRVLDAAKAARAAGRDVDEAIMEAARG; from the coding sequence TTGATCTTCTCCGCCATGCCCGGCAAGCAGGGTCTGTACGACCCGGAGACCGAGCAGGACTCCTGCGGTGTGGCCATGGTGGCCGACATCCGCGGGCGCCGCTCCCACGGCATCGTCACCGACGGCCTGGCCGCGCTGACCAACCTCGACCACCGCGGCGCCGCGGGCGCCGAGCCCACCAGCGGCGACGGCGCCGGCATCCTGCTGCAGCTGCCCGACGCGCTGCTGCGGGCCGAAGCCGGCTTCGAGCTGCCCGAACCCGACGAGCACGGGCACCCCACCTACGCCGCGGGCATCGCGTTCCTGCCGCAAGACGCCGAGCAGCGCCGCAAGGCCGTCGGGCTCGCCGAACGCATCGCCGTCGAAGAGGGCCTGGAGGTCCTCGGCTGGCGGGAGGTCCCCGTCGACGCCGATCGCGCCGACATCGGCCCGACCGCCCGCTCGGTCATGCCGCACTTCGCCATGCTCTTCGTGGCCGGCGACCGAAAATCGGGCGTGGAGCTGGACAGGCTCGCCTTCTGCCTGCGCAAGCGCGTCGAGAACGAGAGCGCGAACGCCGGCTGCGGCACCTACTTCCCGTCGCTGTCCTCGCGGACGATCGTCTACAAGGGCATGGTGACGCCGGAGCAGTTGCCGGCGTTCTTCGCCGACCTGCGCGACGAGCGGCTGGAAAGCGCCATCGCGCTGGTGCACTCCCGCTTCTCCACCAACACCTTCCCGTCGTGGCCCCTGGCCCACCCGTTCCGGTTCGTGGCCCACAACGGCGAAATCAACACCATCCGCGGCAACCGCAACCGCATGCGGGCGCGTGAGGCGCTGCTGGAATCCGACGTCATCTCCGGCGACCTCTCGCGGTTGTTCCCGATCTGCTCCCCGGACGCGTCGGACTCGGCGTCCTTCGACGAGGTGCTCGAGCTGCTGCACCTGGGCGGCCGGTCGCTGCCGCACGCGGTGCTGATGATGATCCCGGAGGCGTGGGAGAACCACGCCACCATGAAGCCCGAGCGCCGCGCTTTCTACCAGTTCCACGCCAGCTTGATGGAGCCGTGGGACGGCCCGGCCTGCGTCACCTTCACCGACGGCAGCCTGGTCGGGGCGGTCCTGGACCGCAACGGCCTGCGCCCGGCGCGCTGGTGGCGCACGGCCGACGACCGCGTCGTGCTCGCCAGCGAGGCCGGCGTCCTGGACGTCGCTCCGAAGGACGTCGTCGCCAAGGGGCGGCTCAAGCCCGGCAAGATGTTCCTGGTCGACACCGAGGCCGGCCGGATCGTGGACGACGAAGAGGTCAAGTCCGCGCTGGCCGCCGAGCTGCCCTACGACTCGTGGCTGCACGCGGGCCTGCTCAAGATCGCCGAGCTGCCCGACCGCGACCACGTCGTGCAGAGCCACGACTCCGTGCTGCGGCGTCAGCTTTCCTTCGGCTACACCGAAGAAGAGCTCAAGATCCTGCTCGCGCCGATGGCCGAGAAGGGTGCCGAGCCGATCGGCTCGATGGGCACCGACACCCCGCCCGCGGTGCTGTCGAAGCGGTCCCGGCTGCTCTACGACTACTTCAAGCAGAACTTCGCCCAGGTGACCAACCCGCCGCTCGACGCGATCCGCGAAGAGCTCGTCACCTGCATGGCGCGGATCATGGGCCCGGAGCGCAACCTCCTGGCCCCGGGCCCGGCATCGTGTCGCCACCTGAAGCTGCCGTACCCGGTCATCGACAACGACGAGCTCGCCAAGCTCATCCACATCAACGACGACGGCGACCTCCCCGGCTTCGCCTGCAGTGTCCTTTCCGGACTGTACGAAGTGGACGGCGGCGCCGAGGCGCTGGCGTCGGCGATCGAACGCGTCCGGCGGGAGGCTTCCGAGGCGATCGCGGCCGGCGCGCGCACGCTCGTGCTGTCCGACCGCGACTCCGACCACCGGATGGCGCCGATCCCGTCGCTGCTGCTCGTGTCCGCGGTGCACCACCACCTGGTCCGCACCAAGGAACGCCTGCGCGTCGCCCTGGTCGTCGAATCCGGCGACGCCCGCGAGGTGCACCACATCGCGCTGCTGCTCGGCTACGGCGCCGCCGCGGTCAACCCGTACCTGGCCTTCGAGACCATCGAAGACATGATCGGGCAGGGCGCGGTCACCGGCATCGAAGCCGCCAAGGCCATCCGCAACTACGTCCAGGCACTGGTCAAGGGCGTCCTGAAGATCATGTCCAAGATGGGCATCTCCACGGTCGGCGCGTACACCGCCGCCCAGGTCTTCGAATCCCTCGGCCTGAGCCAGGACCTGCTCGACGAGTACTTCACCGGGACGTCGTCGAAGCTCGGCGGCGTCGGCCTCGAGGTGCTCGCCGAAGAGGTCGCGACGCGCCACCGCCGCGCCTACCCGGAGAACCCGACCGACCGTGTCCACCGTGGACTCGACACCGGCGGCGAATACGCCTACCGCCGCGAGGGCGAGCTGCACCTGTTCACGCCGGAGACGGTGTTCCTGCTGCAGCACGCGTCCAAGACCGGCCGCGACGAGGTCTACCGCAAGTACACCGAAGAGGTGCACCGCCTCTACCGCGAGGGCGGCACGCTGCGCGGGCTGTTCGCGTTCAAGGACGGCGTCCGCGAGCCGGTGCCGCTCGACGAGGTCGAGCCCGCCGAGGCGATCTTCAAGCGCTTCAACACGGGCGCGATGTCGTACGGCTCGATCTCGGCCGAGGCGCACGAAACCCTGGCCATCGCGATGAACCGGATCGGCGGCCGCTCCAACACCGGTGAAGGCGGCGAGGACCCCGAGCGGCTCTACGACCCCGAGCGCCGCAGCGCGATCAAGCAGGTCGCCTCGGGCCGCTTCGGCGTCACGAGCGAGTACCTGGTCAACGCCGACGACATCCAGATCAAGATGGCGCAGGGCGCGAAGCCCGGCGAGGGCGGCCAGCTGCCGCCGAACAAGGTGTACCCGTGGATCGCGCGGACCCGGCACTCCACGCCGGGCGTGGGCCTCATTTCGCCGCCGCCGCACCACGACATCTACTCCATCGAGGACCTGGCCCAGCTGATCCACGACCTGAAGAACGCCAACGAGCACGCCCGCATCCACGTGAAGCTGGTGTCCGCGCTGGGTGTCGGCACGGTCGCGGCCGGCGTGTCCAAGGCGCACGCGGACGTCGTGCTCATCTCCGGCCACGACGGCGGCACCGGCGCGTCCCCGATGAACTCGCTCAAGCACGCGGGCACGCCGTGGGAGATCGGCCTGGCCGAGACCCAGCAGACGTTGCTGCTCAACGGCTTGCGCGACCGGATCACCGTGCAGGTGGACGGCGCCATGAAGACCGGGCGCGACGTCGTCATCGCGGCGCTGCTCGGCGCCGAGGAGTACGGCTTCGCGACGGCCCCCCTCGTCGTCGCGGGCTGCATCATGATGCGCGTCTGCCACCTCGACACCTGCCCGGTCGGCGTCGCCACCCAGAGCCCGGAACTGCGCAAGCGCTACACCGGCCAGGTCGAGCACGTCGTCAACTTCTTCAAGTTCGTCGCCGAAGAAGTCCGGGAAACCCTGGCGGCGCTGGGCTTCCGGACGCTCGACGAGGCCATCGGGCACGCCGAGCTGCTGGACACCGACGAGGCCGTCGACCACTGGAAGGCGTCCGGGCTGGACCTGACGCCGATCTTCGAGATGCCGTCGGAGACCCCGTACGGCGGCGCGAAGCGACGCACGCGCGGCCAGGACCACGGCCTCGAGCACGCGCTGGACCGCACGCTCATCCAGCTCGCCGAGGCGGCGCTGGAAGACGCGCACCACGTGAACATCGAGCTGCCGGTGCGCAACGTCAACCGGACCGTCGGCACGCTGCTCGGCTCGGAGATCACCCGCCGCTACGGCGGGGACGGCCTGCCCGAGGGCACGATCAACGTCACGCTCACCGGTTCGGCGGGCCAGTCGCTCGGCGCGTTCCTGCCGCGCGGCATCACCCTCGACATGGTCGGCGACGCCAACGACTACGTCGGCAAGGGCCTCTCCGGCGGCCGGATCATCGTCCGGCCCGACCCGGAGGCGTCCTTCGCCGCCGAGGCGCAGACGATCGCGGGCAACACCATCGCCTACGGCGCCACGGCCGGCGAGATCTTCCTGCGCGGCCAGGTCGGCGAACGCTTCTGCGTCCGCAACTCCGGCGCCACGGTCGTCGCCGAGGGCGTCGGCGACCACGCCTTCGAGTACATGACCGGCGGCCGCGCGGTGGTGCTCGGCCCGACCGGGCGCAACCTGGCGGCCGGCATGTCCGGCGGCATCGCCTTCGTCCTCGACGTCGACGCGAAGAAGGTCAACCAGGACATGGTGGACCTGCTGCGCCCGACCGCCGACGACCTGGCGTGGCTGAAGAAGACCGTGCAACAGCACTACGATCTCACCCGCTCCGCGGTGGCGGCCTCGCTGCTCGGCGACTGGCCGCGCCGGTCGGTGGCGTTCACGAAGGTGATGCCGCGCGACTACCAGCGGGTCCTGGACGCGGCGAAGGCGGCGCGCGCCGCCGGCCGCGACGTCGACGAGGCGATCATGGAGGCCGCTCGTGGCTGA
- the lgt gene encoding prolipoprotein diacylglyceryl transferase, with product MSAYLATIPSPDRGVWHLGPIPLRAYALCIIAGIIVAIWWGERRWVARGGTKGTVVDIAVFAVPFGLVGGRLYHVITDPELYFTEGRNPWNAFAIWDGGLGIWGAIALGAVGALIACRRKGIPLPAMADAVAPGIVVAQAIGRIGNYFNQELYGAHTDLPWGLEVFQRFNPEDPENLLNGVATGHIPLPESPVHPTFLYELLWNLLVALLVVWADRKFKLGHGRAFALYVAGYTVGRGWIEMMRTDTANHILGLRVNVWTSILLFLGAAAYFVVAGKRGPREAPETLVSKDAPGPDEVPVAAEEPEASEADSDSATAAEPEHAKVAAEAPAEKAPAEEAPAEEPKKTDES from the coding sequence ATGAGCGCCTACCTCGCGACGATCCCCAGCCCCGACCGCGGTGTCTGGCACCTGGGACCGATCCCGCTCCGCGCGTACGCCCTGTGCATCATCGCCGGCATCATCGTGGCGATCTGGTGGGGCGAGCGGCGCTGGGTGGCCCGCGGCGGCACCAAGGGCACGGTGGTCGACATCGCGGTGTTCGCGGTGCCGTTCGGCCTGGTCGGCGGCCGGTTGTACCACGTGATCACCGACCCCGAGCTGTACTTCACCGAGGGCCGCAACCCGTGGAACGCGTTCGCGATCTGGGACGGCGGCCTCGGCATCTGGGGCGCGATCGCCCTCGGCGCGGTGGGCGCGCTCATCGCCTGCCGCCGCAAGGGCATCCCGCTGCCGGCGATGGCGGACGCGGTCGCCCCCGGCATCGTCGTCGCGCAGGCGATCGGCCGCATCGGCAACTACTTCAACCAGGAGCTCTACGGCGCGCACACGGACCTGCCGTGGGGGCTCGAGGTCTTCCAGCGCTTCAACCCGGAGGACCCGGAGAACCTGCTGAACGGCGTCGCGACGGGCCACATCCCGCTGCCGGAGAGCCCGGTCCACCCGACGTTCCTGTACGAGCTGCTCTGGAACCTGCTGGTCGCGCTGCTGGTGGTATGGGCGGACCGCAAGTTCAAGCTCGGCCACGGGCGGGCGTTCGCGCTGTACGTGGCGGGCTACACGGTCGGCCGCGGCTGGATCGAGATGATGCGGACGGACACGGCCAACCACATCCTCGGCCTGCGGGTGAACGTGTGGACGTCGATCCTGCTGTTCCTCGGGGCGGCGGCGTACTTCGTGGTCGCGGGCAAGCGGGGGCCGCGGGAGGCGCCGGAGACGCTGGTGAGCAAGGACGCCCCGGGCCCGGACGAGGTCCCGGTGGCCGCGGAGGAGCCCGAAGCTTCGGAGGCCGACTCCGACTCCGCCACCGCCGCCGAGCCCGAGCACGCGAAGGTCGCCGCCGAAGCCCCGGCCGAAAAGGCCCCGGCCGAGGAGGCACCGGCGGAAGAGCCGAAGAAGACCGACGAGAGCTGA
- a CDS encoding amidohydrolase, with protein sequence MSDLWTRWTQAIAGELPAAVELRHAVHADPRGSGDEEDTARLVAAALGVGDGTRVAKTGRAIPVPGGDGPAVALRAELDALPVLEGTGVPWASGNELMHACGHDVHLAALVAVCRAAERVGVPRPILALLQPREETSPPGALDVVESGVLAEHGVDTVIGAHVQPRIAHGVVSAAPGPVNASTDEFEVTMQGQGGHAGYPHLLRDPILALSQLVVSLQQLASRRIDPVFGAVCSIGRIQAGTAANVVPNSASAFGSLRVMRTKDRERALETLADIVHGTARAHGCTAELEISPCEPVLDNDAALAAGAQQWLRHAGFVVDDQFRSFGADDFAHYCGGATRGLMLFVGLGDTAGVPSLHDDRFLPRDQAVTQVAHALVAGYLAALDAPVP encoded by the coding sequence GTGAGTGATCTGTGGACCCGGTGGACGCAGGCGATCGCCGGCGAACTGCCCGCCGCCGTCGAGCTCCGGCACGCCGTGCACGCCGACCCCCGGGGTTCCGGCGACGAGGAGGACACCGCTCGCCTGGTGGCCGCCGCGCTCGGCGTGGGCGACGGCACCCGCGTCGCCAAGACCGGCCGGGCCATCCCGGTGCCCGGCGGGGACGGCCCGGCCGTGGCGCTGCGGGCCGAGCTCGACGCCCTCCCGGTGCTGGAGGGCACCGGCGTGCCGTGGGCGTCCGGGAACGAGCTGATGCACGCCTGCGGCCACGACGTCCACCTCGCCGCGCTGGTCGCCGTCTGCCGGGCCGCGGAGCGCGTCGGCGTGCCGCGGCCGATCCTGGCGCTGCTGCAGCCGCGGGAGGAGACGTCCCCGCCCGGCGCGCTCGACGTCGTCGAGTCCGGGGTGCTGGCCGAGCACGGGGTCGACACGGTGATCGGCGCGCACGTCCAGCCCCGGATCGCGCACGGCGTCGTCTCGGCGGCGCCGGGACCGGTGAACGCCTCCACCGACGAGTTCGAGGTGACCATGCAGGGTCAGGGCGGCCACGCCGGCTACCCGCACCTGCTGCGCGACCCGATCCTGGCGCTGTCGCAGCTGGTCGTGAGCCTGCAGCAGCTCGCGTCGCGCCGGATCGACCCGGTGTTCGGCGCGGTCTGCTCGATCGGCCGGATCCAGGCCGGCACGGCAGCCAACGTCGTCCCGAACAGCGCGAGCGCGTTCGGCTCGCTGCGCGTGATGCGCACGAAGGACCGCGAGCGCGCCCTGGAAACGCTTGCGGACATCGTGCACGGCACCGCGCGGGCGCACGGCTGCACGGCCGAGCTGGAGATCAGCCCGTGCGAGCCGGTCCTGGACAACGACGCGGCGCTGGCGGCGGGCGCGCAGCAGTGGCTGCGGCACGCGGGCTTCGTCGTCGACGACCAGTTCCGCTCGTTCGGCGCCGACGACTTCGCCCACTACTGCGGCGGCGCGACCCGCGGGCTCATGCTGTTCGTCGGCCTCGGCGACACGGCGGGCGTGCCGAGCCTGCACGACGACCGGTTCCTGCCGCGTGACCAAGCCGTCACCCAGGTCGCGCACGCGCTGGTGGCGGGGTACCTGGCCGCCTTGGATGCTCCGGTGCCTTAG
- a CDS encoding glutamate synthase subunit beta: MADPTGFLKYEREEPKKKSKEERLSSWGEVYADVDPGERNDQVRKQASRCMDCGIPFCHSGGSGCPLGNLIPEWNDLVRRGDWAAASDRLHATNNFPEFTGKLCPAPCEAGCVLSISPLSGGPVSIKRVEQTIADQSWEAGYVQPQVSEVSSGRRVAVVGSGPAGLAAAQQLTRAGHEVTVFERDDRLGGLLRYGIPEFKMEKKVLDRRLAQLRKEGTRFVTGCEVGVDLSVEDLRAQYDAVVLAVGALRGRDDTTTPGRELAGIHLAMEHLVPANKYVEGDGPPAIDARGKHVVIIGGGDTGADSYGTATRQGALSVTQLDQYPMPPSARDDARSPWPTWPYILRTYAAHEEAGERKFAVAVKRFVGSEGRITGVELQQVRVQKDPATGRREVIPVNDEIETLPADLVLLAIGFEGVEEMPLLDGLGLSLTRRGTLSCGADWQTETPGVFVCGDAHRGASLVVWAIAEGRSVANAVDTYLTGASDLPAPVHPTALPLAVV; this comes from the coding sequence GTGGCTGACCCGACCGGTTTTCTCAAGTACGAGCGCGAAGAGCCGAAGAAGAAGTCCAAAGAGGAACGGCTTTCCTCGTGGGGCGAGGTCTACGCGGACGTCGACCCGGGCGAGCGCAACGACCAGGTGCGCAAGCAGGCGTCGCGGTGCATGGACTGCGGTATCCCGTTCTGCCACTCCGGCGGCTCCGGCTGCCCGCTGGGCAACCTGATCCCGGAGTGGAACGACCTGGTCCGCCGCGGCGACTGGGCCGCGGCGAGCGACCGGCTGCACGCGACCAACAACTTCCCGGAGTTCACCGGGAAGCTGTGCCCGGCGCCGTGCGAAGCGGGCTGCGTGCTGTCGATCTCGCCGCTGTCGGGCGGCCCGGTGTCGATCAAGCGCGTCGAGCAGACGATCGCCGACCAGTCCTGGGAAGCGGGCTACGTCCAGCCGCAGGTGTCCGAGGTGTCCAGCGGGCGGCGGGTCGCCGTCGTCGGCTCCGGGCCGGCCGGGCTGGCCGCCGCCCAGCAGCTGACCCGCGCCGGGCACGAGGTCACGGTGTTCGAGCGCGACGACCGCCTCGGCGGGCTGCTGCGCTACGGCATCCCCGAGTTCAAGATGGAGAAGAAGGTCCTCGACCGGCGCTTGGCGCAGCTGCGCAAGGAAGGCACCCGGTTCGTGACGGGCTGCGAGGTCGGCGTCGACCTCTCGGTGGAGGACCTGCGCGCGCAGTACGACGCGGTGGTGCTCGCGGTCGGCGCGCTGCGCGGCCGCGACGACACGACGACACCGGGCCGCGAGCTGGCGGGCATCCACCTGGCGATGGAGCACCTGGTGCCGGCCAACAAGTACGTCGAGGGCGACGGCCCCCCGGCGATCGACGCGCGCGGCAAGCACGTGGTCATCATCGGCGGCGGCGACACCGGCGCGGATTCCTACGGAACGGCGACCCGCCAGGGCGCGCTGTCGGTGACCCAGCTCGACCAGTACCCGATGCCGCCGTCGGCCCGCGACGACGCGCGGTCGCCCTGGCCGACCTGGCCGTACATCCTGCGCACGTACGCGGCGCACGAGGAGGCGGGCGAGCGGAAGTTCGCGGTGGCGGTCAAGCGGTTCGTCGGTTCCGAAGGCCGGATCACCGGAGTGGAGCTGCAGCAGGTCCGCGTCCAGAAGGACCCGGCGACGGGCCGCCGCGAGGTCATCCCGGTCAACGACGAGATCGAGACGCTCCCGGCCGACCTGGTCCTCCTGGCGATCGGCTTCGAGGGCGTCGAGGAGATGCCCCTGCTGGACGGGCTCGGCTTGTCGTTGACCCGCCGCGGAACCCTGTCGTGCGGCGCGGACTGGCAGACGGAGACGCCCGGGGTGTTCGTCTGCGGCGACGCCCACCGCGGGGCATCCCTGGTGGTGTGGGCGATCGCGGAGGGCCGTTCGGTGGCCAACGCGGTGGACACGTACCTGACGGGCGCGTCGGACCTGCCGGCCCCGGTCCACCCGACGGCGCTGCCGCTCGCGGTCGTCTGA